A single window of Nicotiana sylvestris chromosome 3, ASM39365v2, whole genome shotgun sequence DNA harbors:
- the LOC104215852 gene encoding protein NETWORKED 4A-like, with translation MENLIEQDVEYSAQTGEFQLNEDLCPASLPVQRSEDAAFFKNDSSLLTQNQKLVHNEGADQALLSNSSASSCCSSSDISVKEGFDSSSLLPEFDLESYSSSPDGHRKLASSGAQMTLQGNYLDMGTKPPSKNQIAHREDREYEMVLNSILDHEHEISVSSKRIHFSEEELQGLKYELERNESVAKLIVFLKVQLSSAESEVEMLWDDLETDKGKIQELQKQVALLESRISNSDYKIEELASELEMTRDKLEASEEEVARLKDDCSKVITENTCYLADQLESTQEELILLKAKLDSEERHTLELQESIMRNKADISDRDQEIRRISAVLEDAQESFCGQKEQFQSQITSLSEQQTLLEAKTEQLEMQNRSLERKARQCEAEKIEMKTLHEVQEIKWKAETECLKMEINKKGEEVHGLNKDLDKLKLEYDTLMTKKDEVNAKVQRLGAKVMSRDIQIQEMKDHLKQLIAGSESAQRSIEELRLRVEELQKEVERQTLVISDRAEEKREAIRQLCFSLEHYRSGYQELHDYLQRRRHAIIAA, from the coding sequence ATGGAGAATTTGATTGAACAAGATGTAGAATATTCTGCTCAGACAGGTGAGTTTCAACTAAATGAAGATCTCTGTCCAGCTTCCCTTCCAGTGCAGCGTTCTGAAGATGCTGCTTTTTTTAAGAATGATTCCTCCCTGCTTACTCAAAACCAGAAATTGGTTCATAATGAAGGTGCAGATCAGGCTCTTCTTTCTAACTCATCTGCGAGCTCTTGCTGTAGTTCTTCTGATATATCTGTCAAGGAAGGTTTTGATTCTTCATCATTATTACCAGAATTTGATTTAGAATCATACAGCTCATCTCCTGATGGGCACCGAAAATTGGCCTCAAGTGGGGCACAAATGACATTGCAAGGCAACTATTTGGACATGGGGACCAAACCGCCAAGCAAGAACCAAATTGCCCATAGAGAAGATAGGGAATATGAAATGGTGCTGAACAGTATCCTGGATCATGAACATGAGATCAGTGTTTCAAGCAAAAGAATCCATTTCTCAGAAGAAGAGCTACAGGGGTTGAAATATGAGCTTGAGAGAAATGAATCAGTTGCCAAGCTGATAGTTTTCCTGAAAGTGCAGCTTAGTTCAGCAGAAAGTGAGGTTGAGATGCTATGGGATGATCTCGAAACGGACAAAGGAAAGATCCAAGAACTACAAAAGCAAGTAGCTCTTCTGGAAAGTCGGATATCAAACTCTGATTACAAGATTGAGGAATTGGCGAGTGAGTTGGAAATGACTAGAGATAAGCTTGAGGCGTCAGAGGAAGAAGTTGCCAGGTTAAAGGATGACTGTTCAAAAGTGATCACCGAGAACACTTGCTATTTGGCTGATCAGCTTGAATCAACTCAGGAAGAGTTAATCTTGCTGAAGGCCAAGCTTGATTCTGAGGAAAGGCATACCTTGGAACTACAGGAGAGCATTATGAGGAACAAAGCTGACATATCAGATCGTGACCAAGAGATCAGGAGAATCAGTGCTGTACTAGAGGACGCCCAAGAAAGCTTCTGCGGGCAGAAAGAGCAGTTCCAGTCTCAAATAACTAGTTTGTCAGAACAGCAGACCCTGCTAGAGGCAAAGACTGAACAGTTAGAGATGCAAAACAGATCATTAGAACGTAAAGCAAGACAGTGTGAAGctgagaagattgaaatgaaaaCTTTGCATGAAGTACAAGAAATCAAATGGAAGGCTGAAACTGAATGCTTGAAAATGGAGATAAATAAGAAAGGTGAAGAAGTCCATGGTTTGAATAAAGATCTCGACAAGCTTAAACTGGAGTATGACACACTAATGACAAAGAAAGATGAGGTTAATGCTAAGGTACAGAGACTTGGTGCAAAAGTGATGTCAAGAGACATTCAAATCCAAGAAATGAAGGATCACCTGAAGCAGCTTATTGCAGGATCTGAAAGTGCACAGAGATCAATAGAGGAATTAAGGCTAAGAGTGGAGGAGTTGCAGAAGGAAGTGGAGAGACAAACATTGGTAATCTCAGATAGAGCTGAGGAGAAAAGGGAGGCTATACGGCAACTATGTTTCTCACTGGAGCATTACAGAAGTGGATATCAAGAACTCCATGATTATTTGCAGCGTAGAAGGCATGCAATTATAGCTGCATAA